In a genomic window of Humulus lupulus unplaced genomic scaffold, drHumLupu1.1 SCAFFOLD_29, whole genome shotgun sequence:
- the LOC133812406 gene encoding B3 domain-containing transcription factor VRN1-like isoform X2, with protein MSSTEKKFPPITKCGETTTTSYGSIAADLDRTPLISRSSVPYFMLVAMSGPQVPLNFAKEHLKNEGSVILLIPDRGFWSAKFEIKHKSYSKRRAEFSCGWKVFAKDNYLKVGDVCIFELLKRSENVFKVSIDYAAEYASD; from the exons ATGTCGTCGACGGAAAAAAAATTCCCGCCGATAACAAAGTGCGGCGAGACGACGACGACTTCGTACGGTTCTATCGCAGCAGATCTGGACAGAACACCTTTGATCTCCAGAAGCTCCGTCCCTTACTTCATGCTCGTCGCCATGAGTGGACCACaag TACCATTGAACTTTGCTAAGGAACATCTTAAGAATGAGGGTTCTGTCATTCTTTTGATTCCGGACAGAGGATTTTGGTCTGCTAAATTTGAAATAAAGCACAAAAGCTATAGCAAAAGGAGAGCTGAATTTAGTTGTGGTTGGAAAGTCTTTGCCAAGGACAATTATTTGAAAGTTGGTGATGTCTGCATTTTCGAGCTTCTTAAGAGATCCGAAAATGTATTCAAGGTTTCCATTGACTATGCTGCTGAATATGCATCCGACTAA